The genomic DNA aacggttgagcagaaaagtaaataaataaaaaaaacagtataaaaacagtatgggaatgaggtaggtgaaaagggtgagctccctatagactatgtacagctgcagcgatccaGGCACTTTAGCTGCTCGGATTACTgcagctgatgtttgaagttggtgagggagataaaagtctttCAGGGTTTTGCAATTCCCagtctgtccccataggagatccatttgaagaacccttttgggttccatgtacaactttttccacagagagttctatatggaacccaaaACGGTTTACCGAGAACCAAAAATAGTTATCCTATGGGGAGAACCGTTTTGAATCCTTTTTTTTATAACAGTGTAGGCTTAATCTCTGTCCGGGCAAACCGTCCCTAAATGTTAAGCAAAGTGAAATATAAATAATAGGATGAGTAACAGGGTGCTCTCCAACCAGTTTCTGAGAAGAGAAGTGTGAGTAGGGGAAGTCTGAGTAATACCAAGAACAGGCTGCTCTGAAAATAGCTATATTGAATCAATTGTTGGTTTTCTTTCACCATAGTTATGGCAACTAGAATATGGGCCTACAGTACTAAGAGTATTATCGAGCATATAATATGCATCTCTCTCAACAGGTAGACCGATATTCAGTTGCTCAACATTCAGAGCCACAAGgcacaaatatattttttattttattagaaATGTAATGCAAAGATTCAAAGATAGTAAGTTCCTGAAGCAAATCAAATGTACACTTTTCTTGATTTAAAATGTCATTTGTATTGTAACTTACAATTCAGCAACAAATGTTGAGTACATCAAGTCAGAAGCAAAAGTACACATAATTGTAATTGCATATACACATTGTGTTGCGCTGAAATTCCATGAGAACATTAACATAAAACCCTCCTCAAAGCAAACAGAGCTAAACATCATGGAAAACATGTACCTTATCAGACATCTTGTACATCATTTAAAAATCATATCAACAGTTTGTCCTCTGTAGCTCAACCTGGTAGAGCCTGACACTTCCAATgccaggattgtgggttcaactcctaggaccacccatatgtggaatgtatgcatgcataagtcactttggataaaagtgtctgctaaatggcatgttTTTGACCTGGCAGGAGCTCACGAGAGCTACTGTAAGTACCAGCAcaaaatgttctactgcttgagctcctgttcctcttgtAGAATATTAACTCAAGGGGCCTCCTGAGTGATGCAGCCATATAAGGcattgcatcgcagtgcttgaggtgtcactacagacctgggtttgacCCCAGGCTGTGTCGTGACAGGGAGTCAcatagtgcggcgcacaattggccatcTGGGTGAGGGGAGAGTTTGGCTGGGATCTTCAGATGAGCTGTGTTTCCTCCGAACATATTGGTACAGCCGGGTTAAGGagcgcggtttggcgggtcatgtttcggaggaggTATGACTCTACCGAGCCCGTTGGGCAgctgcagcaatgagacaagatcgtaattgaaaaagggggtaaaaaaaaaagaatattagctcaaaagtattgtggagatCCTGCACCTAAATTTAAACAGTACCGGCACCCTAAATGGGTACCGGAACCTGTGCTCTGGCTTGAAGACCGGTTCCTTTCTCATATTCATACATTGTATGTGGACTTTTCTGAGAAGTTATTCTACTGTTGCCACTTTGGCTAGTCATGATATGTCTCTTCAGACATGGGATGCGCTTTGCGAGTAGTTGCCAGAAGTGACTCTGAAACTTTTTCCCAACAAACGTGTAAAAGACAGGGCTCACACAACAGTAGAGGTATGCTATATTCCTAGTGACATACACAGCATGGTTAAGCACTTCAGAACACGGCTCAGAATCATCACTGGTGGAGATCTGGAGGGCCCTCAACAGAATTACAACATTGTATGGGGTCCAGCACACAAAAAACGTGAATATAATCACGGAAATCAGCTTGACTGCCCTGCGCTTCCCTCTCATCTGGGTTGACATGATTCGGACCGTGATTCTAACATAGCAGTACATGACCATAGCCAAGGGAAACAGGAAGAAGATCACAAACTGCTGATAGTAACCAACCAGCTGCCATTTTATCATGATCGCATTGGAGAAGCCCGTCTCCTCACAAAGGTATCCGTCACGAGGATCCTCCCGGACATTGTATAGAACCAACTCCTTGACACTGGCCAGCAGGCTGATACACCACACGACTGCCGAGGAGACACAGGCGTAGATCTTCCTCCTCCATTTGGGGGCGTTGATGGCATGGACCACAGCCAGGTACCGGTCAAAGGTCatgagagtgaggaagaggatggagctGTAGAATCCTATGAAGTACAAGCTACCCACTAGCTTGCACATGATCGAGTCAAAGATCCACCCATAGAGGTGGTACAAGGCCCAGAAGGGCAAACTGGAGGCGAACAGCAGGTCAGAGATGACCAGGTTGAGGAGGAAGATGTTGGTGATGGAAGTGAGCTTCTCGTATTTGTACATAATGCACAGAACCAGCCCATTCCCAATGATGCTTAGCAGGAAATTGATGGTGTACAATATTGGTGTGAACTTGGCTCCAAATCTGTTCACATCAGCTGTGGCACAAAGATTCACCAGTTTATCCACAACAAAGATGGGGTCTGTGTAGTTATAATCCATGTCATTTTCATCGCTGAACAAATCCAAGAAGTCTTTGTACTCCGCCATGGTTGTCAGTCtcttaacctgtttaaaggttgtaaatatgttttattttctGGTCTGCTATTATTAGTATTTGCAGATTGCAAGATAAACAGGTAGTTACACAATATTTAGCTGGTAAATATGCATTCATTTCTTTAATAAAATTAAGTAAATACAGAGAAACTACTAATTTTAACTACTTAATTTCTCAGTAAATACCCTACAATCTGCAAGTGGACTGTATACTTAAAGCGATACTTTAACAACTTACCAGTGTGACTTTTCTAGGTCCTGGTGTTGTGATTGTCAGAAAGGAAGTGTTGTTTTCCTGTTAAAGTGTCAATGCTAGTATAGTAGGTTGAAGCTTTGTGTGCGAGAGGTCTTGGTACTGCTAGAGATATGTGATCTACTCCAGCCTAAGAACCTCCCAAACAAGTGGCTGTCTTGACACTGTTCAATAGAGGAACCATATTCAAATGAGTAATAAATCGATTGTAACAGAGGATTCAACTACAAGACTACAACAGAAGTTTATTCAAAAAAGACTTCACAGTCAACAGTGTTTTCTCTGATAAGAAAATACATGGAGAAATGTATACATTTGTTTAGAAAATGTGGAAATCAAAATAAGAAAGTCAATTGAAACAGGCCAACAATATTTGAAAAGTATACTACAAACTGTATCAAAATAGCCCATTTGATATATTAAAACATATTGtggggaataataataataagatagATGGAAGTTAAATCAGGAAAAACtgttcactacagacagacaacgCATACTGACAGTAAACATGCTCGTTTCCATCCAGCAGGAGGTTCACTGAACACTGAGAGGAAAATGCAGAAGTTGTGTAACAATAAGCATATCTATGATGACTAGGACAATAAATATGTTTATACCCGTAGAAGTGAAGCAAATTAATGACTGACAAGCTTGATTGAAAAGGAAAATAAATTACTTATAAAAGTAATTTCTACATATAAAAAATATAGTACTTTGTAGTGAAGAGCTAGTAGTTTTAAAGTGAAAGACTTCTGATGCAGAGTCGTATGTTCCAAGTGTTGCTCTTGAACATACAGTAAATCATTTGGGAGAAAACTTTTTCACAATTGCTACCTGTCACTCCAGATCATGTTTAATGCTTTGGATCCAACAAAGAGGTAGTTTAACTAAGGCAGTGCAATTCTCATTGTAAGTTTCTATACCTCCTCGACACTGATAGACAGTAAAAACAACATTGTCACTCGGATATTATGAGCCAGTGATGGGGTAATAATATCCCTAATCCCCACTTGTCCTCATCACTTCTGCCTGTTCACTGAATTACCCCTGGCCTGAAGACAGTGTCAAACAACCCTGTTTGGCTGGATACCAATTTACGTCACTTTGTTGCCCTATATCCTCTGTTTCTTTATCTCAAGTTTGAGTGGATCATCCCACATGAAACAAAGGGTTAACTCACTCACTCCAGCAGCCCTTGATTTTTCAGTGAGCAGTCCTTGACTTAGTTAGTCTCAAAATGTCAAATTAAAATGTCCTGCTTTCCTTGTGAGGCCTAGAAGTTGGGTCCTTTGCTGTAGCGTTCCTCTCTGAGAATAGCCTGGTAGCAGGAGGTGGGGTCACATACGCCATTGGCCCCAGGAGGGCCACGCTTCCCTGGGATGCCGGGgattcctgacttccctggttcaCCTGGAGGCCCTGAGACACCGTGTCCGTCACTGCCTCTGGGCCCCTGGAGACCTgcagaggtggaagataaagacaCAAAGAGTATAATTGTTTATCACATATCCCTGACAGCCACAGGGACAATCTACAGACTCCTACACATGTTGATCAATTGGTCAGACAGTATGTTGGTCAGTATTCAATTGGTCAGACAGTATGTTGGTCAGTATTCAATTGGTCAGACAGTATGTTGGTCAGTATTCAATTGTAGATGACTGGTATAAATTTGTTTGTGAAAACATGAATAGCATCACTCAACATTCCTACAAGAAGTGGGGGATTCTTACCTGCTGGGCCGGGAGGACCTGTCAACCCTGTGTCTCCATCTCCTTTGGACCCCTTTAACCCCATTGGTCCAATATCACCTGCACATAAGAGCATAGCAAAAAC from Oncorhynchus keta strain PuntledgeMale-10-30-2019 chromosome 23, Oket_V2, whole genome shotgun sequence includes the following:
- the LOC118402053 gene encoding C-C chemokine receptor type 8-like, producing MAEYKDFLDLFSDENDMDYNYTDPIFVVDKLVNLCATADVNRFGAKFTPILYTINFLLSIIGNGLVLCIMYKYEKLTSITNIFLLNLVISDLLFASSLPFWALYHLYGWIFDSIMCKLVGSLYFIGFYSSILFLTLMTFDRYLAVVHAINAPKWRRKIYACVSSAVVWCISLLASVKELVLYNVREDPRDGYLCEETGFSNAIMIKWQLVGYYQQFVIFFLFPLAMVMYCYVRITVRIMSTQMRGKRRAVKLISVIIFTFFVCWTPYNVVILLRALQISTSDDSEPCSEVLNHAVYVTRNIAYLYCCVSPVFYTFVGKKFQSHFWQLLAKRIPCLKRHIMTSQSGNSRITSQKSPHTMYEYEKGTGLQARAQVPVPI